GAGTGTTCAGACCTGATCTGATTCAGATTATTACCCAGCTCGCTGCTTTTCTTAGCTCAAGTGGTGCTCCTTTCGTGGTCAATATCTATCCATTCCTCAGCCTTTACCAGAGCTCTGATTTCCCACAAGATTATGCCTTCTTTGATGGATCTAGTCACCCAGTTGTGGATGGCCCTAATGTGTACTACAATGCTTTCGATGGCAATTTTGACACATTAGTTTCTGCTTTGAGCAAGATTGGCTATGGGCAGCTACCAATTGTGATTGGCGAGGTGGGTTGGCCAACTGAAGGGGCACCAAGTGCAAACCTGACTGCAGCAAGGGCATTCACCCAAGGCCTGATCAGTCATGTTTTAAGCAACAAAGGAACTCCTCTACGTCCTGGGGTGCCTCCGATGGATGTATATCTTTTCAGCCTTCTTGATGAAGAGCAGAAGAGCACATTACCTGGCAATTTCGAGCGACACTGGGGAGTTTTCTCATTTGATGGACAAGCCAAGTACCCACTGAATCTTGGATTGGGCAGTCCAGTTCTGAAAAACGCCAAAGATGTGCCATATCTTCCTCCACGGTGGTGTGTTGCGAACCCTGGTCGAGATCTTAACAATGTCGAGAATCACCTAAAGCTTGCTTGTACTATGGCTGATTGCACCACCCTCTACTATGGTGGCTCATGCAATGCTATTGGGGAGAAGGGCAACATCTCATATGCTTTCAACAGCTACTATCAGCTGCGGAAACAGGACGCCCAGAGCTGTGATTTCGATGGACTTGGCATGATCACTTACCTTGACCCATCCATCGGTGACTGCCGCTTTCTTGTTGGTATAGATGACAGTAGAACATCTACAATCTATTCTTCAGGTGACTGTTCTCGGAGGCGCTTTGGATTGTGGATCTTGGCGTTCTTGGTAATTGGGTTCCTTCAGATTGGGGTTTATTTGTGATTTTGGTTGTCGAGACTCGACTTTAAACAGCTCCCTTGGGCACACTTCCCATGTCCTTGTGAAGTAGCTTCGTCAATTGGTGGCTTCTAGATGTAGGAAAGGGGGGACACTGTTAGATGTACATGATCACTAGCTTGTTCTTGGGATTGTGCTGTCCAATTCTGCAACTTCCGATCTTCATGCTAAGGTGGCCAAAAGCTTTCTCTAGATTGAAATGAAGATGGTAGATGTTGTTGCAACCTGATTCTGCCATTCTTTGGTACCACCATTTTGATTTGGGGcgaatatatttcttttgtagGGGGTATATGAGGCTATGGTATTGCTGTGGTCTTAAAGATACCTCATGAAACCGCTGAAATTCATACTGGTGGAATCACgagaaattgttttgtttgacTAGCTTTGTCCACTGGAAATACATTAGGGTTTTTGTGCAATCTCAATGCCTGACATCCATTATATTGTGCTATATGAGAATGTCATAAAAACGCCATGTTTTGCTGTTCCCTCGTTCACAAAAATACAGGTACAAGAAATGGCAGCCATGTGCCCATGTCATTTCGGAGTTGCATCAGGCCTCTTTTATTACTCCTAGCTTAATGCCAGGTCAAACGTTGGTTGCGTTCCTCAAATCAGATCAAGGAATTACATCAAAGGCCTCACAGTCAAGTTCCTCTTCCACAGCAACTAGAGGTGCTTAAAGGGTAGAGTATTTCTAAATAATAAAGCATCTTTATAAGCTTCCTTTTCTCCAATGCAAGCACCTTTTCATGAGTGCTCAACTGGTTGCAAGAACAATTAATCAGGGATGGTTATAAGCTTAAGCAGCTGCTAAGCACCAATGCAGTAATCTTCCAatccaattttaaaaatattcaaTGTGAAGTCTTCAAAGTTTTTAATCGAAGTTTTCAATTTGAAATATAAAACCTTTATGTTCAGTAACTTTCAAGTTGATACTTTctattcaaactttcaatttgaatAGCAAAAACTTTATGATCTAAAACTTTCAACGGCAATCTCAAAAACTTTATCGTCAAAACGTTTGAATCATAATTCATCCAATTTTAACCTATTCAAAACTTTTACTTATAACTTTTCACTCTCAACTCAAGTCTCCTAAAGTTTCACTCATGACATCAAACATTTTGCCCAAATGAACAAACTTTTatctcaaataataaaaaactttCAATCCAGGGATGAGGTCAGCTTGTGGCCAGGTCTGAGGAAGAAAGAGGTGCAAGGCCTCATCGATGTCACGGGGATTAGGCCTAGGGGCTTGTTAGTAAGGAGGAAGAAAGGTACTTTGAGCTCATAGGGGAGTAGGGAGAGGGGTATGGGCGGCATGCCAAGGAGGAAGAATGTGACTCGAGGCTCACTTACACTAAGACAAGGAGAATGAAAGAGTGGTACAACATGATGATTTGACAACAACATATTTATGTGTAAGTAAGTTCGCGTGTCAATACAATTGGGTGACTGTTGGAATAAGTCTTTTCGCCATGTTGACAGGCGAAACGATTTTGTGCACCAACAAGTTATGAGTACTACTTTGTGTAAGAGTGTGATAACCAATGGCACAACTTTCCTCATATGATCACCAAAACAAAGTACAAGAGTGCTAGGGCAAGGTTAGGAATACAAAATTAGAGAGCATGAAAAGACATAGCATTAACAAACCAAATCTGATATGGTACATGTGTGTGAGGTGGGCACAAAATGATCTTTTTGCTATGCATGACTAGGAACTCCATTGgaacaaacaatattttcaacaaaaCCCAATAGGATTCCTAGTGGGCTCTTCGAGACGTAGGGTGGAGAAAATGGAGGAATGGTAAGAATATATAATGactttgataggaatgtaagtgtaaaacagtgGATGACATGAATGcaagtgcaaaaaaaaatgattgcaaaagaaaaaaaaatctatgagtGATTGTTTGATTAGATTTCATGAAAAATGCAAAAAtcaaatgagagagatggactagaagtgaaaattttcaaaaggttagagctcttgctaacttttcttcaaaatttatatGCACTAAACCATCCCTTAGGAATTTTGGAGCCCCATTGAATTGGAGGATACAATTTCCAAAGAAAATTTTCCCATGGAAAGcttttgattcataggaaaaggataaaatttttttcataagacCTTCATATGGCTCAATTTCATAGGGAAATAAGCCAAGAAATCCAACCTCTCGGGAACTATAATTTGCTTTGTTTATTTCCTATGATGGTATTAAAGGGACCTTCTTGAGCTTTCCCGTGTTTTCTATTCATGTAGGATTAGAGAAACATATTACTTTAATTTCTACGGTTTTCCTATCACACGTTTCAAAGGAGTCACTTTAATTTTTTCCTAGAAGTTGTTtggcaccaaaaaaaaaatgttataatCTTTTAGAATGGTTCCCATTCCTCCAATTTCACAACCAACAAAAGCTGAAGGAAAACAAAATCCTTCACACcgtttttttctaatatacttaattaatcatgtttcaAAATTTGTATGTTTTCAATTCCATAGTCATTTATTTTGTGCTctcgtattttttttctgtttatgtaTTTTTAGTCCTTTGTTCCAAATAATGAGACTATGGAATTTTGAAACAATTTGGAAGGCAGATTCTGAGAAAACGAACCAACAAGAGAGAGACGTGTCGCAGACGCTCCATATCTCAACCGCTTCCATcctgggtcccacctgtcagctagCCACACCCTTGATAAATACCCGTGAAACCCAGGATCCCGTGGGTAACTCCCCACCTTAAACCCCAGACACCCTCAAAAACCCTAAtcccctccctcccgccgccgccgccgccgccgccgccatgggctccgcctccgcctcctcgctcccggcctccgccggcgccggcgagaaccTGGTCCTCATCCTCGACTTCGGCTCGCAGTACACCCACCTCATCACCCGCCGCGTCCGCCAGCTGGGGGTCCTCTCCCTCTGCGTCTCCGGCACGGCGCCGCTCGCCTCGCTCGCGGGCCTCCGCccccgcgccgtcgtcctctcCGGGGGGCCCCACTCCGTACACGCCTCGGGGGCGCCCACGTTCCCCGAGGGGTTCCTCgagttcgccgccggcgcgggcgcccACGTCCTCGGCGTCTGCTACGGGATGCAGCTCCTCGTGCAGTccctcggcggcgccgtcgaggccggCGAGAAGCAGGAGTACGGgaagatggaggtggaggtAACCGCCCGCTCCTCGGCGCTGTACGGGGAGGGGGAGGTCGGGAAGCGCCAGACGGTGTGGATGAGCCACGGGGATGAGGTGGTGAGGCTGCCGGAGGGGTTCGAGGTGGTGGCGCGCAGCGTGCAGGGTGCCGTCGCTGCCGTCGAGAACCGTGAGAAGCGCTTCTATGGGCTTCAGTATCACCCTGAGGTAGCGACCGTTACGATTCTTACACACATTTTCAATTGGTGTTATCTAAATCAATCAACAAATTCAATTGCATTTATTAGTCGTTCTTGGAATATcatctctttgttgaaatgtgCATTTTGTATTTGGATTGATGTTATCTAAATTAACCAGCAAATTcaattgcatttatcactcgtTCTCGGAAAATTATCTTTGTTGAAATGTGCATTTTGTATTTCGGTCGATGTTGTCTAGATTAACCAACAAATTCAATTGCAATTattagttctctttgttgaaatgtgCATTTTGTGGAGCATATAAGATGTAAATTTTGTGGGAAACTGATTGGTTATTGACGATTGATTATTATTTAGTTTTGAAGGTCAATTTTTGTTTTGACCTTTTGGATAGTGGGTCTTCTTTTCCTGAAATAGCTGGGTATCCTTTGGGGAAGGAAAGTAGTCAGTTATATCTAAACTTCCACAATATGAAAAGGTGAAACAGCTGGGTATCTTTTGGGGCCATAATATGAAAAAGTGAAATAGCTGGGTATCCTTGGTGTAAGGAAGGTTGTTAGTTCCACAATATGAAAAACTGCAACTTTAGAACGACTGTGATTGCGCTACAACTTTAAATTTTGCTTTGTTTCGTATTTCCTGAATTAACCTGGATGCTTTCTGCTTATCTAGATCTTGTGCTAAGTTTTATAATGCAACTGCTGTATATGGTGCTGATGTTTTCTGCACAGAGTAAAATAAATTTGTGTTTGGGGCTTAGCATACTGTTGATTGTGTGTTCACTTGATTGGGATTTATTATTATGCACTCAATTTGGTTCTTTTGTagttggcatgcatgcatggcaaaCATGTTGTTAAACTGTTTACACCAAAGCATGGTTATGACGAACTATTAATTTAAACTGTTTACACCGAAGCATGGTTATGGCGAACTATTCATTCTTTTCATTATACAAGGTGACACATTCACCCCAAGGAATGGAAACACTGCGGCGCTTCCTTTTTGATGTTTGTGGGATAAAAGCTGATTGGAAGATGCAAGATGTGCTGGATGAAGAAATTAGGACAATCCAAAGCATGGTTCGGCCTGATGAACATGTGATTTGTGCTTTATCTGGTGGAGTTGATTCAACTGTTGCTGCCACTCTGGTTCACAAGGCAATAGGGGATAGACTTCACTGTGTTTTTGTTGACAATGGCCTATTAAGGTAGTCCTTGTTTCATTATGTTATTTAGTGATAACATTTTCAGAATCAGTATGCAATGGAACTGACATAAGACCCCTTGTACAGATACAATGAGAGGGAACGGGTAATGTTAACCTTTGAAAGTGACTTGCACCTTCCTGTCACATGTGTTGATGCATCTGAGCAATTTCTTAGCAAGCTAAAGGGTGTCAAAGATCCAGAAATGAAGAGAAAGATAATTGGAAGGGAATTCATAGCAGTTTTTGATGATTTTGCTCACAAATTAGAACAGAAGATAGGAAAAAGACCTGGATATTTAGTTCAAGGGACACTGTACCCTGATGTGATTGAATCATGCCCACCTCCTGGAAGCGGAAGGACACATTCTCATACCATCAAAAGCCATCACAATGTTGGTGGTCTTCCAAAAGATATGAAGTTAAAGCTAATTGAACCACTCAAGCTCTTATTTAAGGATGAGGTCTCATTGAAATTTATTTACATAATATCTCTCCATTTTTATCCTTTGCATGATCTTGTGCAATAAAATTTACATAAATTACATTTTGATGGAAAGATTCTGATAAGTAAATTTCAAACATATTTTTCTATTCCAAAAGGTACGGAAGTTGGGGAGTATTTTAAATGTCCCAGAGTCATTCTTGAAGCGACACCCATTTCCTGGGCCTGGTCTTGCTGTACGTGTCCTAGGTGATGTTACAGAAGGCAATGCTTTGGAGGTTCTTCGTCAGGTTTGAAGCCTTTCAAACTGTTGAAAAATCACTACATCAGCTTTGGTATATGATGTTAATTCgcattgtcatttatttgtcaGGTTGATGAAATATTTGTTCAAGCCATTAAAGATGCAGGTCTCTATGATATAATTTGGCAAGCATTTGCTGTGTTTTTGCCTGTACAAACAGTGGGAGTTCAGGGTGACCAGAGAACTCACTCCAATGCAGTTGCTTTGAGGGCAATTACTAGTGAGGATGGCATGACTGCAGATTGGTATGTAACACTGACGTTCTGGCTCTTACACCCACTTGCAATTTGTTGATTGTCGCAGCCTTCGTTGTGCCATTTTGCAGCAGTTTCTTGTGGTTCGACAGATATGTTATATACATTGCACAGTTCACAATAGGATACTTGTGAATTGAATCATGCCCACCTTCCAGTAGTTTGAATGATGAGATGATAGTTCAGCATTCACCTTTATACCCTTGCCTATTGCCTTCTTGATCATTTATGTTAATAATTTGCTGCTTCATTTTTCATCGGTTTATCAGCCGTAGAGCAAACAACGAGAGTCTTGGTTTATCAGCCGTATAGCAAACAACAAGTCTTGGTTatctttgaaatatttttaaattatttgagAAATACAAATTTAGGGTGttcattaattttatatttgtctcTGGTGCTTCTCCTGTATGCCTATTTCTTGGTGTGCAATTATTGCTTAGGTCTGCTGATAGTTCGAACCTACAGAAAtacatttgttttgtgttgtgtgtgtgaATCTTTTGAAATCTTGCATGTTTTCTTATGTGATAACTTTGCCCTGTGAACTCTTTTCTCAGGTATTATTTTGAGCGTGAGTTCCTGGTAGATGTGGTCAACAAGATCTGCAACAATGTGCGAGGTGTTAACCGTGTTGTCCAGGACATCACGCAAAAGCCACCTGCGACAGTGGAATGGGAATAGGAACTTCGtgctctgaattctgatgccGTGGAGTGGCCTACTTTTATGCTGCAATGGAGTGGGAATATCAACATATTCCCATATTATACATATAGCTGTTTATTACTAGATTGTTTGTTTACATCCTTTGACAAATCCCTATTTGTCAACCTGTGATAGATTTTGAACTGAGAAAAGCTTTGAACTGCACTTATTAACTGTGCTTTCTATTCTTGAATAGATATCTTCACCTTTGAAGACCTTTTATCTTTTGGAGTAAATCTTTGTTGCTACAAAATTTTCATTATCCCTTGTGCCCCCCATCTTTTAGACAAAGAGATGTGCCATCTACaggatttggattttttttttcaattgttcTTTTAGGACAGAATCTTTTAGACAAAAGGGTTGTGCCATCTAtggatatggattttttttttcatattgattcTTTAGGATAGATTATTGGCGTTGAAAACTGACGTTGGAGTCATTGGGCCTTCTGGTTTTAGCGGACGTTGACTAATTGACTGCTCGATTATGGCATTGCATTCTGAAGATTGAgcatctttttcctttttatggcCCCATCGTGAAAcgatatatttacaaataaaaagtaatttgtgaataaaatatttatataggtcttcttagtgatctaaaagcaaaagctgtaaaagcaaaagctgaaaaataaactttgatgaaaaaaactgTAAAATCAGCTTCagatttaaggttgaaaatttaaattttggatgaTAAGTATGAGCATAAGGAAAAAACAAAGCTCTTAATTGCAAAGCGTCGAAATATATTAACACTAACTGGCAACCTTTACTGCTGCGGTGCAGGATGTGTCTGATCCATTGTTAGGTTTTttgttttagataatggataaaatCCAGCCTCTATATCTAAAGTGGATATACACAGTCAAAGGTTGTTTATACAAGTGCATACACTCTAAAACCCATGATTGAGAAACATGAAAAAGAACAACCGAAAAGAAAACACTAGAAGACTAGCTCTAATCTTTTCTTCCCTGCTTCAAACTTAAGTAGATGCGGAGCTAGCCCGCCCTTCCACACCCCCCTGCTGTCACTGCAATCACCACAAAAGCTTCTTCATTCCACCAAAGATCAAACAAAGGCGACGAAACTAGTCTAATCACCTTGTAGTTGCCAAGCAAGGGTCTCATGCTGCCTGGACAACCTACTCATGCTAACGACTATCGCTACCATGCCGTCGTCGCTGTAGAGAACCATCTCCGTCGAGCTGCCA
The Oryza glaberrima chromosome 8, OglaRS2, whole genome shotgun sequence DNA segment above includes these coding regions:
- the LOC127782521 gene encoding uncharacterized protein LOC127782521, giving the protein MGSASASSLPASAGAGENLVLILDFGSQYTHLITRRVRQLGVLSLCVSGTAPLASLAGLRPRAVVLSGGPHSVHASGAPTFPEGFLEFAAGAGAHVLGVCYGMQLLVQSLGGAVEAGEKQEYGKMEVEVTARSSALYGEGEVGKRQTVWMSHGDEVVRLPEGFEVVARSVQGAVAAVENREKRFYGLQYHPEVTHSPQGMETLRRFLFDVCGIKADWKMQDVLDEEIRTIQSMVRPDEHVICALSGGVDSTVAATLVHKAIGDRLHCVFVDNGLLRYNERERVMLTFESDLHLPVTCVDASEQFLSKLKGVKDPEMKRKIIGREFIAVFDDFAHKLEQKIGKRPGYLVQGTLYPDVIESCPPPGSGRTHSHTIKSHHNVGGLPKDMKLKLIEPLKLLFKDEVRKLGSILNVPESFLKRHPFPGPGLAVRVLGDVTEGNALEVLRQVDEIFVQAIKDAGLYDIIWQAFAVFLPVQTVGVQGDQRTHSNAVALRAITSEDGMTADWYYFEREFLVDVVNKICNNVRGVNRVVQDITQKPPATVEWE
- the LOC127781462 gene encoding glucan endo-1,3-beta-glucosidase 5-like yields the protein MAAANAGAMVRFVAAFLAAVLVMMVPCAPRAAAAVGVNWGTVSAHRMPAPVVVELMRANRIGRVKLFDADQAALRALMGSGLQVMVGITNEMLQGIAASPAAADAWVARNVSRYVGPGGADIRYIAVGNEPFLTSYQGQFQSYVLPAMTNIQQSLVKANLARYIKLVVPCNADAYQSASVPSQGVFRPDLIQIITQLAAFLSSSGAPFVVNIYPFLSLYQSSDFPQDYAFFDGSSHPVVDGPNVYYNAFDGNFDTLVSALSKIGYGQLPIVIGEVGWPTEGAPSANLTAARAFTQGLISHVLSNKGTPLRPGVPPMDVYLFSLLDEEQKSTLPGNFERHWGVFSFDGQAKYPLNLGLGSPVLKNAKDVPYLPPRWCVANPGRDLNNVENHLKLACTMADCTTLYYGGSCNAIGEKGNISYAFNSYYQLRKQDAQSCDFDGLGMITYLDPSIGDCRFLVGIDDSRTSTIYSSGDCSRRRFGLWILAFLVIGFLQIGVYL